In Huiozyma naganishii CBS 8797 chromosome 5, complete genome, the genomic window catccgAAATCGCTGTGACTTCATTCTTTACGGTTTCAATGTCTTTTGTAGATTGTCCGCTCGTTTCTTCCGTGTCTTGCCCAATCTCCGATTTTGAAGCGCTGGGCTCTTCAGTTGCAGTTTGCTGCTTGCTTGCCGCATTAAGAGTTTCCTCGCTTGGTTCATTTTGTTCAGGTTGCTTCTCAAATGgttgttcttcatcaaGCTTTACAGTAGATCCTTTAACTGTAGTTTGAACTTTATCGTCATAGGGTGCGTTCAGCTCGGGGGCTTCATATTCGCCTACATGTTGGTCATCTCTCACAACCAGATCTTCAGtctttccctcttcttGCGAGGACCTTTCGCCTTCAGTAGAGGAGGGTCTTTTAGGTACACTTGGAGGTTCAGGTGAATTTTTATCCCGTGAATGAGGTACTTCTTGGGCACCACTTTGCGAATTCTCAGTTTTGATCGGCCTTCTTGCTGGTCTTTTCGGGATACTTGGTTCAGAAGTGCCGCTTGGTTCTCGATTATCAGGCGCGACGAAACTCTGTAAAATCGGTGTACTATCTGCTACATCCGATTTTGCAGATTTCTCGCCAGCTACGTCGCAAATGGTCGAACTCGCACGAGAATCAAAACTGTCCGTCGTAGCTCTCCTGGAGGGTCTCTCAGGGATCTTTGGTACGGGAGCGCCAATATCTCCAGCAGATGATTCGCTAAACGTACCCTTATTCTCTTGGGATTTTGGTTCAGCATTCGAATCTGCTGTGCCTGAATCCCTGTGAGGCTTAAGGGGTGAGCGATGCTTTTCTATGAACTGCTTCATCTCTTGCAATTCTTCCTCCGTATTATCAACAAGCTCCTCCAATTGCTCAGTCGTGGACCTCCGTACTGGGCGTTGAAGAGGCAAGCCGGGCGTTGGTGACTCCGTGTTGCTCCCCCCTGACGTCTCGCTCAATGTCTGAGACTTGGCAAGGGGCCTCTTCGACGGCACCTTTGGAACGGTACTATTCAAAGCACTTTGATTCACCTCCTCACTAGATCCACTGTCACTCATTGTTGCTGTCACGTACCCGCTTCGACGAAGCACGAGAGCTGACACTATCAACAGTTCTGAGCAGTGCAGAACTATAGAAGTGACGCGCTTCTCTTAATGTAAAAACATAAATAAATGGTGGGCTGGTGACAGTTCAAATAGACACAAACGTGTGCCCATAGATAGAGCAGTTAAGATCGCAGTTATTTGCTGCTGTAAGAGCAGGGATGGACCACGAGGACCTCGATTTACTCaatgacgatgaggagtTTGATGAGTTATATGAGAAAACAGTGAATCGGACAGTGGTGGAAACAACAACGCGACGGTCCGTACCGGTCCAGCGAGATCTGATGAATAACGTGCTTCCCGGAGAGGTTCCCTTTTACAATGAGGTGCACAGAGAGGTCAGTTATGGACCGAGCCACCATTCCTTTCGGACGGAGGAATTGGACTACTACGTGTATCCTACAAACttacagaagagaacatACCAGTACGATATCGTGAGGGAATCACTGCTGCAGAATGTACTCTGTGCCATTCCGACAGGGATGGGAAAGACGTTTATTGCGTCTACTGTGATGCTCAATTTCTTTCGGTGGACCAAGACTGCTAAGATTATTTTCATGGCACCGACGCGACCTCTTGTGGCGCAACAGATTCAAGCATGTCTCGGAATTACAGATATACCGAATGATGAAACAGCTATTTTGTTGGATAAGAGTAGGAAGAATAGGGAAACAATCTGGAAGGAAAAGCGGGTGTTTTTTGCTACACCACAAGTGGTTGAGAATGATTTGAAGAGAGGTGTGCTTGATCCAAAAGAGATAATTTGCATCGTAATCGATGAAGCCCATCGAGGAATCGGCTCTTATGCATATGCGAATGTCGTGCAGTTTATAGACAGATTCAACACCTCTTATAGGGTGTTAGCTTTGACAGCAACCCCAGGGGCCACTTTGGAGAATGTCCAAGAAGTGGTCGACAAACTAAACATATCAAAGATCGAGCTTAGAACGGAGGAGAGCGCCGACGTTCTGCGCTACATGAAGGAGAAacacaaagaaaagataaCCGTTGGTCTATCGATGGAAATAGAAGACATTATAGAACAGCTTGGAATTGCGATCATGCCCGTATTGAAACAGGCAATTGAACTGGAGATATACGATCATTGTGCACCATCGCAGATCAACGCGTTTGTCGCAATGCAAAAGAGCCAAAAGATCATCACCAATCCATCTATACCTGAAGGTATAAAATGGCGAGATTTTTTCATTCTACAGTTACTGAACCACATGGGCCagatgttgaagagaattAAAATATACGGGATCCGAACGTTTTACAGTTATTTCAAGAACAAATATAACGAATTCACCACGAAATATAACCTGGGGAAGTCAACGAATAAGATTGCTGCCTCGTTTTACTACCATCCGATTTTGAGGACCCTTAGGAAACAATGCGACGCATATTTAGAGGATCCCAAATTTTTGGGTCACGACAAACTACAACATATAAGAGACGAGTTAGCCGAGTTTTTCAGTGAGGGGAATGCAACAATGTCCAGGGTGATTATTTTTACAGAGTTGAGAGAAAGCGCCTTGGAAATTGTAAAATGTGTTGATGCAATGGATGACCATCATATAAGACCACATATCTTCATCGGGCAAGCGAGAGCAAAAGAAGGGTTTGACGATGTAGAATTTAAACGGAAAAATCAACCAAAGGGAAGGAAGAAGGTCGATAGACTGAAGCGacaagaggaggatgcGGAAATCGAACGCGAAagacagaagaagaaagatcAAGAGAAACTGGAGAGAAGTGCCAGCAGAACGGGAAGTTCAGAAGATGCACAGATCAATGGTATGACacaaaaacagcagaagGACATCATCCACAGGTTTAAACAGGGAGAATACAACGTTCTAATCTGTACATCtattggagaagaagggCTGGACATTGGAGAGGTCGATTTGATTATTTGCTACGACACCACGAGCAGCCCtatcaaaaatattcaaagaatggGGAGAACAGGTAGAAAAAGACACGGGCGAATTATGCTGTTGTTTAGCAGCAATGAGGAACGTAAATTCGAAAAAGCTATGGAGGACTATTCCAACTTGCAGAAATTGATTGGACAAAACTACATTACGTACAAAAAATCTGACCGAATTTTACCTCCAGAAATCACACCGCGCTGTGTAGAGGAGTTCATCCCAATCAACGAACAGAATGAAGAAGTTAGTCATATGGGAGATACTGACGAGGTTATTCGTTACGCTACACAATGCATGTTAGGAAAGAAACCAAAGctaaaagaaaagaagaaggtgaagaaaCCGGAACCGCCAAAATCAATTAAACGATTCTTTATGCCCAGCAATGTCGAGACAGGTATAGTCCCAGCGTCTAACCTGGTGGAGAAATGCGTCATAGACAGTACcggcaaaaaaattgtagTTGATGGCAAGATAAATAATGTGACAAGAGAGCCCgtcaaagaaataaaaaccGAGGGTACCAGACGAATTGTTGATCTGATTGCAGAGGATTCCATCTCCGATAACGATGTAGATCTACATGCCATAGACGACGCCAATTTGAAAAAGCGCAATGTGTGCAAGCCGTCTACCACGGTGGacaaaaagaggaaaataCAACAACAGCCGACAGCCCCCTCCAAAGGCGAAGAGCTGACAGCTATAAAGTCTCCGCAAAGTTTACCCCGTGAGCTTCCAGTCTTGACACCTTCAGAGagagaatattttgagaCCCACTACCGTCCGGAAGCCTCTGTATCCATCGACTTGGTACCGCACTTAGATTTTGCTACCAAAACGGGCCAAGTAGGccattcttctttggtgTCTAGTATTATCTCACTTGCAAGCCGCCTTAAAAATAATGACCGATCCACTGTCATCGACATGAATCGTACCAAATGCATTGCAAGAGGCCTACAAAGTGGTGTCGTAAAAGAGGACAACTCTGAATTATCCATTATGGATGAACCCAATTCATCAGCAAGCTTTCCCAATACCTCCGTAGTCACTGGGAGCCAGCTGATGGCTGATAAGAAGCCACTAGACAAAACAACGCAGGCAATACTGGATCAACTTCTGGATTCCGATTCCGATTTAGAATTGTGAGCAAGCGGCCCTACTCCACTACACGTCTGGGATGCTTGTGTGCATGCCCCAACTGCAATGGGTGGACCTCTTTCGTACAAAAGGACAATATCAATTAGTATaaatatttcaaaaaaacgaatgaaaatattttctttcaatgTTCTCTTCCAGTCTTTGCTTGACTGGGTGACTTGGGTTTACGTTTCTTGTTGCTCTTACGAGGAGGCCATCCTTATGCACGGGAAATACGCATATCAGTGAGGATCCGTCCGAGATTGTGTTTTTGCTGGTTGAAATTTAATTTAAAACCAGACCGTCTCCTCATAGTCGCCAGTAGGTGTTCGCTTTTTAGAACATTCTCCAGACTATGTAGGGAATTTTTGGCCTCGCATATCGCAAATACGcgttattattatttacatctttctttcttcaaacatCGAGCCATGTGAGTTCACGTGGCGATGTTCGATAAAGAACGGACTTGGAGTTTCCTAAGGTGTcgccatttttttgtattaAACGTTGAGACAATACGAGCAGGAAATACCGCCTTTTGTTAGAAGGGTACTCATTCTGTTTTTCAAAGACTCGTAGGATTAAAACATGGTACTACTGAGTTGGTCTGTTGTTTGAATAATCGAGTTGATTATTCCATTCGAAAGAAGGAGCCCTGCATGTGCAACGGTAGATTGATGATTATGCGCTGAAAAGAGAGATGGACCTGGCTAATGAATGTAGAGGTGCACTGCACATATTTCAGAAATTTGTTGTAAGTGAAGAACGTGAAGTGACCAGTTGAACGAATACAGATGAAAACGGTTAAAGGTAACTGACTAAAATCATATGAACTAACAAGTAAATATTGGATAGCGAGACACAAAAAAAGTCTATCTAGGTTATATTTACGGCATGTCGTCCACAACATCACACCAATCGCTGATAATTCTCTGTATTAGAAAGAGTTGTCCAGCTCGAAGTTTAATGCTGTCTGCTAAGAATCCTCCTGCCTTGTGATTCACCTAAatttccaatttcaaaCCGTTATAGAATTTTCTAAGCTTTACTTTTTCGATGTTTGTGTGTGCCAATTTCCGTCGTTCACAAATAACAAATCACGTGCAAAATTATTTAAGTTGCAAACAACCAGTACACTTTCGTTAATGTAAATTACCCGGTTTCGTGGTCTAGTCGGTTATGGCATCTGCTTAACACGCAGAACGTCCCCAGTTCGATCCTGGGCGAaatcaatttttttgccgCATCTCCATCGGAAGAGATGGGACTCTCCAGTTTTATTCCGGTCCCATAGGAATATAAATACAAGGAACTGTcaagcagtttcttgacttTTGACTTAACTAAACACTGAAAAAGAGAGTAATAGTTGTGTTCACTCTGACTGGTTCTCATTTTAACTGCAGGACGGGATACATAAAATAATAGCTGATTACAAAATTATCAACGATAGACAATCGTTTGGTTGGTGGCCGGCTGAACCCTGTCCATATGTAGCTCATAATGTATAAGGAATTTATGGAAGACTCGAAATTCTGTTATGCAGCTAAATTAATACGAGGAAATAGTTAGTTTCTGAGACTGTCAAATATTTTCGACACGAAACTAAACCTCTGTATCATGTGGGTCTCTCTCTAAGATACGATAGAGCTCTACAATTCTTGTAATCGGCAGCCTAACAATCCCCTCCCATTCCAATTTCGAGTAGGAGTCAGTTGCAAATCCATGATCTGCTGGTTCGTCGACAGTATTCTGATTTTCAACGTCTTATTCTCGTTATTGATCACCTCGTTTTGTAGATTTTTCAACCTACTGTGATTGGCAGCGTGTATAACACCACAAGAGATGAGTTTATCCCCGTTATTAATCCCTGCAAGATGAACGGGCCCGTTGGGAGCAATCTCTGTTATCAATGCAAAGGGAACAGTGTAATCGATATCCATGGCGTCTTCTCGTAACTGGGATCCTCCGGCAGCGTTTTGATCATTACTGAAGTGCGCATTGAGTAATGCATGTAGCCTCTCCATAAGGTTGTTTAAGTCGTTTTTCAGCATGTTGATATTCCGCCTCACTAGTCTTACCTCCAGAACATCGATATCTGCCCTGGGAAACCCATTTGGTGTTATCAATGGTGTGTCCATTCCAATACCTTGGTCGTGTAACGTCGTATAGAGTTTATCCAACTCACTCTCAACATTACGCTTCAGTTCCATGAGTTCAGCAAGAGGGATCTCTCGAAATCTGGAAATACGATCAGTCAATGACGAATCGATTTGCCTATTGGTTAGGAGTGCATGTGGTTCTGGAAGTTCCGCAGAAACAGTCATTGTTCAATGACTGTACAGAAAAAGTGGTAAACCTATTTGAGACCGTCTTATCGTACTGTTAAAACCTGCTTTTTGCCACACCAACTGACACCCTTCTCTTCGATGcgttttgaaagaaaattattattatatCCATTAATTTCTAGAATCGTAACTAAGTGACACTCTAGACTGCACCTTTATAAAGAGTAAAATTGTCCGAGCAACTGATCCTGGGAAGTGTAGCAGACCACTAGATATTAATACTGACTCTTTCTGCATTTTGCCATTTTTAGTGGTCCTCCTTTGCCCACTGAGCCATTAAGCAATGGCCCCTGATGATAACGATATTACAGGGTCCGGAAATATATCCCACAATAATTACTTAGCTCCCACAGACCTTCCTGTTTGTAACGAAACAGTAATCAATGACGTTGTTGCACAGAGCATAAGAAACGACTTTGAGAACCTTCGAATAGACAGTGCCAGAGAAAACACCTATCTTGAGGGTGCGGGCTCGAGTAAAGATAAGAAGATCTCCAGGATCAGTTTGAACGATGCGAAGGTGACGGCCGTGTCTGGCGCCTTAGCAGGGTTTATTTCTGGCATAATGGTCTGTCCATTGGATGTTACAAAGACTAGATTGCAAGCGCAGGGGTTGCAAGCAGCCACTGAAAACCCGTATTATAAAGGTATATTCGGGACAATGTCTACTATAGTGAAAGATGAAGGTGTGAGAGGACTTTACAAAGGTCTTGTACCTATAATATTAGGGTACTTCCCCACCTGGATGATTTACTTCTCAGTTTACGAGTACTCGAAAAATGTCTACCCGAAATTGTTCCCATACTCGGACTTTATATCGCATTCGTGCTCTGCAATAACTGCAGGTGCGGTGTCCACTACGGTCACAAATCCGATATGGGTGATCAAGACGCGATTAATGCTACAAACAAATGCGCAGGATCAATTAACACATTACAAGGGCACGCTGGATGCATTCAGGTGCATATGGAGACAAGAGGGATTGCGAGCCTTCTATACGGGGCTGGTACCGTCTCTTTTGGGGCTATTCCATGTGGCAATTCATTTTCCCGTGTACGAAAAGCTAAAGATACACTTTCGTTGCTACTCCATAGCAAGAGACTCCAAGGGCCAGCAGTACTACACCATCAATTTACCGAATCTGATAATGGCGTCATCTGTGTCCAAAATGGTTGCATCCGTACTGACGTACCCACACGAGATTCTAAGAACGAGAATGCAATTAAAGGCTGATTTACCGACTAATATTCATCACAAACTGTTGCCCATGATTCGCAACACTTATAAATACGAGGGGTGGCGAGCCTTCTACTCCGGATTTACCGCAAACATACTACGGACCGTCCCTGCATCGGCCATTACTCTTGTGTCGTTTGAATACGTTAGAAATAACATGCCCAAAGCAGATGTCTGACGAACTCGGATAAAACGGTATCTGTTCATGGGTAAAGGAAGGGAAAAACGAACAAAACCCAAATAAACTGATCATATATTCCCCATCAGCCTCATTCATTTATTTTCTGCACATCGTGTGCTCCACACCAACAATGAAGACTTATTAACACCGTCCTAATCGACAACCCTATAACCCAAAAATACAACCACCTACAACAAACATCCCATCACCTTCTAACTATTATAAACACATGTTgatatatatctatatttATATATCTACAATTAATACATGTTTGACTGAGGCAACCTGACTTACCAAATGCGAAGAGGCATCCGCAGTGGAACCAGGGTCGATACTTTCTTTGAGCCCTGCATCAACCTTATAAGTATGTGCCACAGTTGCACGAAAATAGAtgaaataaaaataaaatagaatATTAGAAAATATTCAGACAGACAAAGAGGCAAGGCAGAGGTTGTTTCATGCTGTAGGCAGCAACACCACCTGCTCCAACTCATATACCTGCTACATTTGCTCGGAATACACTGCAGGACGCTACTGTGAAATATGTTTTTCCCACAGGTGCTTGCTGTATTTATATTATCGCTTTTATGCCAAGCCAGTCAAGAGATTGATGACAAATATGCCGGGTTCCCCAAACCTCTTACTGAGGAGAACTTCAAGTTGGAGCTGGCCAATGGTTTGCACGTAGTGGAGTTTTTTAGCCCCTACTGCTCACACTGTAAGCAATTAGAACCCAAATGGAAGGAGGCCTGGTTGCAGATGAAGGATGAGGGCGAGAAACTGGGCATTACACTCAACCAGATCGATTGTGTAGCGAGCGGTGATCTGTGTGTCGATGAGGACATCGAATATTTCCCCACTCTTCGACTATATGGGCCCAACGGGTTTATCAAAAATTATCCAGCTAGTGGGAAGAGGAACGTGGCAAGTATCGTGGATTTCGCGAAGACTGAAGCGATCAACCCTGACAATCTAGAAACACTCACTAATAAAAGCGAAAGCAGGCTTATAGACGATGCCGAATTTGTGGAAATGATCTCCGGGGAGGCAGCCGAACCTTATTTTGTTTCATTCTGGCCCACAGAAACGATGGATGATTTTGATTCGTATTCCAAGTTTATTGGCTGCGAAAACTGTAGTCCGTTCCAAAGAACTTGGATGTTGCTGTCTAACAGATTGCTCAAGTATGGTATTAAATCTGCACATCTGAACTGTGCTgctcatcaacaactttgCAGCAAACTGGGATTTGACAAATTACTCAAGTTTGACGATGAATACGCGGAAAGACACCCAAGGGTTGCATTAGTATTACCTAACAAGACGACCAATAATCTATTTGTATATGACGATGGATTTACTGCAGACGTTACCCCATACGAGGCCTTTGCAAAGAGTATTTACACCAATAACAAACCCAAGTCGATAACCAATAAGCAGTTGGAGGAGATGATGTACTATAAACTAGATTTTTCGAGTGAAGCGTACATTCCTTTGAACTCGCAAAAGATACATTTGGTGTTCTCCTATGACCCCAAAACGGTGGTATCCGAAGATTTCGAGATATTCGAGTATCTGCTCCACTCGCTGTCAAGAGTGCCCAACGTTGAACTCCGCACATCCCAAGAGAATGTTATGACGTTGGTTCGTGATGGGTATGAAGAATTTTACAGTGATATCAACCGTTACAACAGGGACTCCAAACGGGTGTTAGACGAGGCATTCTTCACTCTAACTACACTTACTCAGTCTCCAACTTTTGTTCTATTCAAGGACGGAGATGTTGTCCCTCACGTTTTCCATGGGTACTCTACAACGGAGATGAGGAACCCAGATTTGATCATGTCTTGGGTCATGGAGCATTCGAAGCCACTTATCAGCAAAGTCGATCACACCAATGTTGAGGAGCTTACGAGGACGAATCCTGAGATATACGATTCGTTGACATTGCTCTGTGTCGATACCTCTGACAAAGAGTCTCAGAAGCAAAGTACGGAAAGTTTGGATAAGTTCTTGGCCGGATACCATGATTTTGAAGACACAAGAATGAAGTTCATGTTCGAGAAGATCCTTAATAGACGAGGCAGAAAGCAGGAGATTATAAAGGGTTTGCGGGACAAAAACACAGAAATTGACAAGATAGTAGGTGCAATGAGAATTGAGATTGTGCACGAGGACGACCGGAAGACCTTACTAGGCTATGTGGACGTTAGTGACGTCGATGACCTGTTAGCCAGATTGCAAGTGGATGCAAATGTTGCCCGCCGTAGCGTTGGAGATGTCTTTATAATTGACacgaagaacaagaagcTGATCTACGAGGACGTTTCACAAAGCACTTTGAACAGCACTCCAAATAATCTTCGCGACACCTTGATATCTATTAATATTCCGGAAAAGGCAGACTCTGAGGCCCCTCATGGGGTCCCCATTCGTATTTTTGCCGTTCAAAACAGGCGGTCCAGTGGATTGTCATTCAGACTAGGCCACTTCGTGCTATTAGCCCTGATCATCATAGTGACGTGGAAGGGTGCCgtctttttgaaacacTTGAAGATCAACAGAATCTACAAAGCGAAGAGGAACACGACGGGACTCCTGGGTACCACTACTtacgagaagaaaaacttCCAGGATTGAGTATGCTTGTCTCATGATCCCtaaatatatgtatatacgTGCATAGTTGTTTGTTTGAATCCAGTACGATAAGATGTTTCTTATAAACGGGAAACGGACGGGAGGGTCAGTGCGACTACCATCTCGCCTCATGCTCTTTACTGTTTGGAGGGGGAGGGGGTAGGGTACTAAATGCTTGGACAAGTAATTATGCATGGACGTATGTCAAGTTACGCCCCATTCCCTTCAATGAACCCACACCCAAAAGAATAAGAGCCCTACGATGGAGAATATAGCAAGCCACATCTTGATCGTGATTCGAGATTTACCGGCCATCGTCATCATGTTAGTGAACGTGTTCTTGAGCTTGGCTGTTGTGCCCTCGAATGTGTGGCCTAGATTGGTGAGAGTTTGATTGCTGCCCCGGATCTCATCCCCCATCCGCAGGGACAGAGACTTTAAAGCCTTGACCTTCTGGTTCATCAACCCCATATGCTCCTCGCTCTGCGACTCCAGTTGCGCAAGCCTACTCTGTGAATAATCCATCGTCGATTTCGTATCGTATGCGGAAGATGGTGGATCAGAATTCACATTGTCCCTCGAGCCAAACAGCTGTGTTCTGCTCTGATCCCGCTGATAAAGTGTCCCCTCTGCATAACTAGACATCGAAACAGGTAGGGTGAAGAGAACGCAATGTAACGTTTATCGAATATAGCAGTTAGTAAACTAGACGGTTTGCCCAAATGAATAAATCCAACCTCCTCAACAACAATTAAACATACCTTGAATTCATGACTGTATCTATATCTCTATCAACTCGACCACCCCGACCACCAGCAACAAGCACGTCTTTTGCACCTTCTTAACGTCACTTCAAGTTCACAGCGTCAGTGTTTTTTCTTACTGCGAAGTGAATTAAAACCGGTCTTACACTCTGTTagacactttgaagacagtcgttgaacagttctgtCGCTAAGATTCCCATCCACTGCATTGAGATGACGAGTGATGGTGTAGACGGGAAGAACGTGGAGACGAGGAACTTTGCTGAAGCGTTGAAGATGATCCAGGAGGGCGAAAAGACGGCGACGAGCGTCGAGCACAAGTTGGACGCCGTCGAGGGCGTGATCAACGGCATGCTCAGCCAGGTGAAGGACTTGACCAGCGGCAAACTGGGGAGTGCAAAGGGGGACGAACCCAGGCGGCGCGACGATCTGCCCGATTTCTGAACGTGCGGTCTGTGAAGTGTTTATATGTATGTGGTTGTCTTTATACCGGTAGTATGATCTAGTTAACGTACGTAATTGGTACATGTGCTCTCTTCTGGTTAACGGGCTCCCCTCCCAACCACCCAGGTGTATGCATTTTACGGTCTATTGATAAATAGAGGCTCGCTTTTGTCGTCTGTGAACGGGTTCGGGTCGCGCTTGGAGTTAAGCATCACCTTGCTTGGGTCGACATTAAGAACGACTTTGACCTGCTTGCCCCTCCCGATCCACCACTTCTTCATGTCTGAGCTCGGTGGGGGTAGTTTGTTCCCGGGATTGGCGCCCTCAGTGGAGCCCTCGGCGGGGCTGCTCTTCGACGTCGCTCCAGCGGTGCCCCTATCCGTGTCCAGCGAGTTTTCGTTCAGAAACGCCGTCTTCTCAGCATCGTCCATTGATGCAAGCTTCGTATTGATTCTCTCGTAGATGCT contains:
- the MPH1 gene encoding 3'-5' DNA helicase (similar to Saccharomyces cerevisiae MPH1 (YIR002C); ancestral locus Anc_7.153), with the protein product MDHEDLDLLNDDEEFDELYEKTVNRTVVETTTRRSVPVQRDLMNNVLPGEVPFYNEVHREVSYGPSHHSFRTEELDYYVYPTNLQKRTYQYDIVRESLLQNVLCAIPTGMGKTFIASTVMLNFFRWTKTAKIIFMAPTRPLVAQQIQACLGITDIPNDETAILLDKSRKNRETIWKEKRVFFATPQVVENDLKRGVLDPKEIICIVIDEAHRGIGSYAYANVVQFIDRFNTSYRVLALTATPGATLENVQEVVDKLNISKIELRTEESADVLRYMKEKHKEKITVGLSMEIEDIIEQLGIAIMPVLKQAIELEIYDHCAPSQINAFVAMQKSQKIITNPSIPEGIKWRDFFILQLLNHMGQMLKRIKIYGIRTFYSYFKNKYNEFTTKYNLGKSTNKIAASFYYHPILRTLRKQCDAYLEDPKFLGHDKLQHIRDELAEFFSEGNATMSRVIIFTELRESALEIVKCVDAMDDHHIRPHIFIGQARAKEGFDDVEFKRKNQPKGRKKVDRLKRQEEDAEIERERQKKKDQEKLERSASRTGSSEDAQINGMTQKQQKDIIHRFKQGEYNVLICTSIGEEGLDIGEVDLIICYDTTSSPIKNIQRMGRTGRKRHGRIMLLFSSNEERKFEKAMEDYSNLQKLIGQNYITYKKSDRILPPEITPRCVEEFIPINEQNEEVSHMGDTDEVIRYATQCMLGKKPKLKEKKKVKKPEPPKSIKRFFMPSNVETGIVPASNLVEKCVIDSTGKKIVVDGKINNVTREPVKEIKTEGTRRIVDLIAEDSISDNDVDLHAIDDANLKKRNVCKPSTTVDKKRKIQQQPTAPSKGEELTAIKSPQSLPRELPVLTPSEREYFETHYRPEASVSIDLVPHLDFATKTGQVGHSSLVSSIISLASRLKNNDRSTVIDMNRTKCIARGLQSGVVKEDNSELSIMDEPNSSASFPNTSVVTGSQLMADKKPLDKTTQAILDQLLDSDSDLEL
- the BET1 gene encoding Bet1p (similar to Saccharomyces cerevisiae BET1 (YIL004C); ancestral locus Anc_7.135) codes for the protein MNSSYAEGTLYQRDQSRTQLFGSRDNVNSDPPSSAYDTKSTMDYSQSRLAQLESQSEEHMGLMNQKVKALKSLSLRMGDEIRGSNQTLTNLGHTFEGTTAKLKNTFTNMMTMAGKSRITIKMWLAIFSIVGLLFFWVWVH
- the YIA6 gene encoding NAD+ transporter (similar to Saccharomyces cerevisiae YEA6 (YEL006W) and YIA6 (YIL006W); ancestral locus Anc_7.133), whose amino-acid sequence is MAPDDNDITGSGNISHNNYLAPTDLPVCNETVINDVVAQSIRNDFENLRIDSARENTYLEGAGSSKDKKISRISLNDAKVTAVSGALAGFISGIMVCPLDVTKTRLQAQGLQAATENPYYKGIFGTMSTIVKDEGVRGLYKGLVPIILGYFPTWMIYFSVYEYSKNVYPKLFPYSDFISHSCSAITAGAVSTTVTNPIWVIKTRLMLQTNAQDQLTHYKGTLDAFRCIWRQEGLRAFYTGLVPSLLGLFHVAIHFPVYEKLKIHFRCYSIARDSKGQQYYTINLPNLIMASSVSKMVASVLTYPHEILRTRMQLKADLPTNIHHKLLPMIRNTYKYEGWRAFYSGFTANILRTVPASAITLVSFEYVRNNMPKADV
- the EPS1 gene encoding protein disulfide isomerase EPS1 (similar to Saccharomyces cerevisiae EPS1 (YIL005W); ancestral locus Anc_7.134), with the protein product MFFPQVLAVFILSLLCQASQEIDDKYAGFPKPLTEENFKLELANGLHVVEFFSPYCSHCKQLEPKWKEAWLQMKDEGEKLGITLNQIDCVASGDLCVDEDIEYFPTLRLYGPNGFIKNYPASGKRNVASIVDFAKTEAINPDNLETLTNKSESRLIDDAEFVEMISGEAAEPYFVSFWPTETMDDFDSYSKFIGCENCSPFQRTWMLLSNRLLKYGIKSAHLNCAAHQQLCSKLGFDKLLKFDDEYAERHPRVALVLPNKTTNNLFVYDDGFTADVTPYEAFAKSIYTNNKPKSITNKQLEEMMYYKLDFSSEAYIPLNSQKIHLVFSYDPKTVVSEDFEIFEYLLHSLSRVPNVELRTSQENVMTLVRDGYEEFYSDINRYNRDSKRVLDEAFFTLTTLTQSPTFVLFKDGDVVPHVFHGYSTTEMRNPDLIMSWVMEHSKPLISKVDHTNVEELTRTNPEIYDSLTLLCVDTSDKESQKQSTESLDKFLAGYHDFEDTRMKFMFEKILNRRGRKQEIIKGLRDKNTEIDKIVGAMRIEIVHEDDRKTLLGYVDVSDVDDLLARLQVDANVARRSVGDVFIIDTKNKKLIYEDVSQSTLNSTPNNLRDTLISINIPEKADSEAPHGVPIRIFAVQNRRSSGLSFRLGHFVLLALIIIVTWKGAVFLKHLKINRIYKAKRNTTGLLGTTTYEKKNFQD
- the KNAG0E03580 gene encoding uncharacterized protein (similar to Saccharomyces cerevisiae YIL002W-A; ancestral locus Anc_7.141) — encoded protein: MTSDGVDGKNVETRNFAEALKMIQEGEKTATSVEHKLDAVEGVINGMLSQVKDLTSGKLGSAKGDEPRRRDDLPDF
- the NAS2 gene encoding Nas2p (similar to Saccharomyces cerevisiae NAS2 (YIL007C); ancestral locus Anc_7.130), which codes for MTVSAELPEPHALLTNRQIDSSLTDRISRFREIPLAELMELKRNVESELDKLYTTLHDQGIGMDTPLITPNGFPRADIDVLEVRLVRRNINMLKNDLNNLMERLHALLNAHFSNDQNAAGGSQLREDAMDIDYTVPFALITEIAPNGPVHLAGINNGDKLISCGVIHAANHSRLKNLQNEVINNENKTLKIRILSTNQQIMDLQLTPTRNWNGRGLLGCRLQEL